One genomic window of Capricornis sumatraensis isolate serow.1 chromosome 15, serow.2, whole genome shotgun sequence includes the following:
- the LOC138091109 gene encoding cystatin-9, whose amino-acid sequence MMGRQRRCRWAQPWTLLLLLLGPQLLVTHGWRPQGNENSKNRNILKLYFPAVVEYALHVYNLKSQDRNAYKVVRVLRSWPEWKASTSHSEQKEEKGLVFSMELQFARIRCGKFDEDIDNCPFQATPDVNNTVTCFFTVDAKPWKTEFQLLNDTCLEGSAA is encoded by the exons ATGATGGGCCGACAGCGGAGGTGCAGGTGGGCTCAGCCCTGGACCCTGctcctgcttctcttaggtccacaGCTCCTGGTGACTCATGGTTGGCGTCCCCAAGGGAACGAGAAtagtaaaaacagaaatatcttgAAGCTTTACTTTCCTGCCGTCGTGGAGTATGCCTTACATGTGTACAACCTGAAGAGCCAGGATAGGAATGCCTACAAAGTGGTGCGTGTACTGCGGTCGTGGCCGGAGTGG AAAGCATCCACTTCACATTctgaacagaaagaagaaaaaggcctGGTGTTCTCCATGGAGCTGCAGTTTGCCCGAATCAGGTGCGGAAAATTTGACGAAGACATCGACAACTGTCCTTTTCAAGCAACTCCAGACGTGAACAAT ACCGTCACCTGCTTCTTCACTGTCGACGCTAAACCCTGGAAGACAGAGTTCCAACTCCTGAACGACACCTGCTTGGAGGGCTCCGCTGCGTGA